The Alistipes megaguti sequence GCCGTGGGCATGACCCGCACGGAGGTCCCCAAACACCTGCGCGGCAAGACCGGTACGAAGGTCGAAATCGATGTCGTCCGTCACGGTACGCCCGGGCAGCTCCACTTTGTAATCGTACGCGACAGGATTCCGCTCAATACCGTCGATGCCGCCTACCGCGTCGGCGACGACATCGGATACATCAAAGTCAACCGTTTCGGGCATACCACCATGGATGAATTCCGCGAGGGGTACCGGAAGATGGGCCGTCCGCAGAAGATGATCCTCGATCTGCGCGGAAACGGGGGCGGTCTGCTCGAACAGGCCATCGAAATGGCCGGATTCTTCCTGCCGCGCGGCGCCACGATCGTCTCCACCGAGGGACGGGCCATTCCCGCTTCGTCGTTCCGGGCACAGGCAAACGGCGAAGACCTGACGGGCGGTCTGGTGGTGCTGATCGACGAATCGTCGGCCTCGGCCTCGGAGATCGTCTCCGGAGCCATTCAGGACTGGGACCGCGGCGTCATCATCGGTCGCCCGAGCTTCGGAAAGGGGCTCGTGCAGCGGCAGATCGGACTCTCGGACGGCTCGGCCGTGCGCATCACCGTGGCCCGTTACCATACCCCCTCGGGTCGCGTCATCCAGCGCCCCTACGAAAACGGAAAACGCCGCGAATATTACCTCGACCATCTGCGCCGTTACGACGACGCGGTGCGGGATTCGCTCGACGCCCGGGCTCCGGAATTCCGTACGCTCCGCACCGGCCGCATCGTTTACGGCGGTGGCGGAATCCGTCCCGACATCCTCGTCGAGGCCGATACGACCGGCTATTCGGACTATTATGCCGAATTGATTCGCCGGGGTGTTGTGGCCGAATTCGTTAACGACTGGCTCGACCGTTCGCGCGACTCGCTCTCGCGTGCTTTCCCGACGTTCGAAAGTCTGGATGCCGGGTTTGAACCCTCCGGTGAGCTTCTCGGAAAACTTGCTGATTTGGGCGCCAAACGAGGCGTAAATTTCGATAAGAAGGGATTCGAAATCTCCAGCCGGTTGATGGGAGTGCAGTTGAAAGCGCTTGCCGCTCAGCGACTTTTCGGCATGGAGGCCTATTTCCGCGTGATCAATCCCCGCCTGAGCCCCGCCTATCGGCAGGCCGTAGCCCTTCTCCAGGCGTGGGATCAACGGGGCAAACCCTTGCTCGATCCCAAAAAATAGAGGCGGAAGTTTGGTGTTTTGTAAACTTTTTCGTATATTCGTATATACGAATCCGACGAACAAGACCGTCGGAGCTAACTAAAAACAAAGTCCCATGTTAACCCCAACCCAACCGCGACGCGAAAACGAGGATTATGGAGATCAGATTCTCTCCAAGGCCGTTAAGGCCGGCCGTCGCACCTATTTCTTCGATGTCAGGGCTACACGCGGCGACGATTGGTTCCTGACCATTACCGAAAGCCGTAAGATTACGGCACCCGACGGTTCGTCCTCCTACGACCGTCACAAGATCTTCCTCTACAAGGAGGATTTTACCAAATTTTCGGAAGGTCTCGGTGAGGTCGTCGACTTCATTCGCCGTAGCAAAGGGATTCCCGAACCGGCGAAATGAGTCCCGTGGCCCCACGGAACAGAGGCTCTTCGGCCCATTGGCCGAAGAGCCTCTGTTTTTGCCGAAGCGCCGGGCGCGTATGACCCCTTCCTTTTGTTTTGTCCATATTTTTCGTATCTTTGCCTCCCGATGAATCCGGCCCCGGGCGACGTTCGCCCGCCGGAGGGTGGACGGCATGGCACAGCCGCGTGGTCCGCTTCCGCAGGTCCGGATGATAAACGGTTAAACTGCCATTATGAAATTTTCTCGTATATGAAATTTTCTCGTAACCTCATTCTTGCCCTCAAGGGGTGTGCCATGGGAATGGCCGACGTGGTGCCCGGCGTCTCGGGCGGTACGATCGCCTTCATCTCGGGCATCTACGAAGAGCTCCTCAATTCGATCCGCAGCATCAATCTTACGGCCGTGAAGCTGCTGTTCCGGGGACGTTTCGGCGAATTCTGGCGCCACATCAACGGCGGCT is a genomic window containing:
- a CDS encoding S41 family peptidase; protein product: MRKIWIILLCLCGVSTLSAQETLSEQELRQENLQQFQKLAQVYRYLMGLYVDDVEMKPVVEGAIRGMLEELDPHSAYLDAEEMRGVTESFEGEFSGIGVEFNVLRDTIIVVNTIAGGPAERVGVRANDRIVRIDTLQAVGMTRTEVPKHLRGKTGTKVEIDVVRHGTPGQLHFVIVRDRIPLNTVDAAYRVGDDIGYIKVNRFGHTTMDEFREGYRKMGRPQKMILDLRGNGGGLLEQAIEMAGFFLPRGATIVSTEGRAIPASSFRAQANGEDLTGGLVVLIDESSASASEIVSGAIQDWDRGVIIGRPSFGKGLVQRQIGLSDGSAVRITVARYHTPSGRVIQRPYENGKRREYYLDHLRRYDDAVRDSLDARAPEFRTLRTGRIVYGGGGIRPDILVEADTTGYSDYYAELIRRGVVAEFVNDWLDRSRDSLSRAFPTFESLDAGFEPSGELLGKLADLGAKRGVNFDKKGFEISSRLMGVQLKALAAQRLFGMEAYFRVINPRLSPAYRQAVALLQAWDQRGKPLLDPKK
- a CDS encoding DUF3276 family protein, producing MLTPTQPRRENEDYGDQILSKAVKAGRRTYFFDVRATRGDDWFLTITESRKITAPDGSSSYDRHKIFLYKEDFTKFSEGLGEVVDFIRRSKGIPEPAK